Within Hydrogenophaga sp. PAMC20947, the genomic segment GTGCCGTTGGGCATCTGGACCGACAAATACGGTGGCCGTATCGTGATGACGGCCCTGTTGGCCGCCACGGTACCCGCCATCTGGCTCATGGCCTATGCCACCGAGTACTGGCACTTCCTGACCATCGGTCTGGTGCTGGGGCTGGCGGGTGGCTCGTTCTCGGTCGGAACGCCCTATGTGGCCCGCTGGTTTCCCAAGAACCGCCAGGGTCTGGCCATGGGCATCTTTGGTGCCGGCAATGCCGGTGCGGCGCTCAACAAGTTTGTCGCGCCCGCCTTGCTGGTGGCTTTCGGCTGGACCATGGTGCCCAAGGTTTACGCCGCCATCATGCTCGGCACCGTGATCGTGTTCTGGTTGTTCAGTCACCAGGACCCCGCCCACCTGGTGCCGTCCAACACCAAGTTCACCGACCAGCTCAAGTCTCTGAAAGACCCCCGCGTGCTCAAGTACTGCCAGTACTACAGCATCGTGTTTGGCGGCTATGTGGCGTTGAGCCTGTGGATGGTGCAGTACTACGTGGGTGAATACGGGCTCGACATCCGTGTGGCCGCCTTGCTGGCCGCCTGCTTCTCTTTGCCTGGCGGCGTCTTGCGTGCCGTGGGTGGCGCCATGTCAGACAAATACGGGGCCCACAGCGTGACCTGGTGGGTGATGTGGGTGAGCTGGATCTGCCTGTTCCTGTTGTCGTACCCGCAGACCGATTTCACCGTGATGACCGTCAACGGTGCGGCCACCTTCCACCTGGGCCTGAACGTGTACGCGTTCACCTTCCTGATGTTCACCCTGGGCATCGCCTTCGCTTTCGGCAAGGCCAGTGTCTTCAAGTACATCGCCAACGACTACCCCGGCAACATCGGCGCCATCAGCGGCATCGTGGGCCTGGCCGGCGGCATGGGCGGGTTCATTCTCCCCATTCTTTTTGGCGTCCTGATGGACCTCACCGGCGTGCGCTCCAGCGCCTTCATGCTCATGTACGGCGTGGTCTGGGTTTCCCTGATCTGGATGTACTGGACCGAAGTGCGCAAGGCCAGTCCGATGGGCGATCCGTCCAAAACCCTTTCCACCCAAAACTGAGCCCCAGGGCCAGAAAACACCATGAATCAAAAGACCAACACCGGTCCCGACATCCAGGACTGGCGACCCGAGGACGAGCAGTTCTGGGAATCCACGGGCAAGAAGATTGCCTACCGCAACCTCTGGATCTCGATTCCGGCACTGCTCTGCGGCTTTGCGGTCTGGGGCATGTGGGGCATCATCACCGTGCAGATGATGAACCTGGGCTACCCCTTCAGCCAGGCCGAGTTGTTCACCCTGACCGCGATTGCGGGCCTGGCGGGCGCGACGATGCGCATCCCTGCTTCGTTCCTGATCCGGCTGGCCGGCGGGCGCAACACCATCTTTCTCACCACGGCCATGCTGCTGGCGCCAGCCATCGGCACGGGCATCGTGCTGCAGCACCCCGAGTGGCCGCTGTGGTCATTCCAGCTGATGGCCTTGTGGTGCGGCGTGGGCGGCGGCAACTTCGCCTCGTCGATGTCCAACATCTCCACCTTCTTCCCCAAGCGCCTGCAGGGCACCGGCCTGGGTCTGAACGCCGGCCTCGGCAACCTTGGCGTGACCACCATGCAGATCGTGATCCCGCTGGTGATGACCTTACCGCTGCTGGGCGCTCTGGGCGGCGAGCCGATGACACTGGCGAAAGACAGCGGCTGGATCTTCGGCAAGATTCCTGCGGGCACCGAAACATGGATTCAAAACGCAGGCTTTGCCTGGCTGCTGTCGTTGGTGCCGCTGGCTGTTCTGTGCTGGTTCGGCATGAACAACCTGAAGACGGTTTCGCCCGACACCGGTAGCCCCATCGTCGCATTTGCCAAGATCACCTGGCTCTACACCCTGTCGTTTATTCCCGCGGGTGTGGGCCTGTACCTGTATTTGCCCGCACCCAGTGGCCTGGGCGTGTTGAACATGTGGCTCGCCATGCCGCTGATCATCGTGAGCACGCTGATGGTGATGAAGCTCACCGCCTTTGGTGCGATGAAAGAAAACGTGGCCAAGCAGTTCGCGATCTTCAGCAACAAGCACACCTGGTCGCTGACCGTTTTGTACATCGTCACTTTCGGCTCGTTCATCGGCTTCGCGGGCGCGCTGCCGCTGGCGATGAAGGTGATTTTTGGTATCAGCCACGTGGTGGATGCCAATGGCGTCATGCAACACACCCTGGCGAATCCCAACGGGCCGTCGGTGCTGACCTACGCCTGGATCGGCCCGTTCGTGGGTGCCGCGATTCGTCCTGTCGGCGGCTGGCTTTCCGACAAGGTGGGTGGTTCCATCGTGACCCAATGGGTGTGCGCTGTGATGGCGGCCGCCGGTGTCGCGGTGGGTTATGTGATGCAACTGGCCTACCAGTCGGCCACGCCTGAAGAATACTTTTTTGTCTTCCTCGCGTTGTTCATGGTGCTGTTCGCCGCCAGCGGCATCGGCAACGGTTCCACCTTTCGCAGCATTGGCGTGATTTTTGACCGTCAGCAGGCAGGCCCCGTGCTGGGCTGGACATCGGCCGTGGCCGCCTATGGCGCCTTCATCGCCCCGGTGGTGATCGGCCAGCAAATCAAGTTGGGCACGCCCGAGATGGCGATGTACGGATTTGCGGTGTTCTATGCACTGTGCCTGATCCTGAACTGGTGGTTCTACCTGCGCGCGGGCGCAGAAATCAAAAACCCTTGAAGGAAATGGCTACCCCCCGCGTCACCTTCGGCGCCACCCCCCTGGAAGTGGGGCGACACCAGCCGTCTGGCAAAGCCAGCCCGGCGGTGTCCCTGGCTTCAACAACTTCACGCGCACCGGTTCTGCAACTTGCAGCAGCCCCTTTCATTTCTGGAGACCTCACATGAGCCACTTCCTCGATCGCCTCAGCCACTTTTCTGCCCCAACGGAGAGCTTCTCCGATGGCCACGGTACCGTCACCGGTGAAGACCGCACCTGGGAAGACGCCTACCGCAACCGCTGGGCCCACGACAAGATCGTGCGCTCCACCCACGGTGTGAACTGCACGGGCTCCTGCTCGTGGAAGATTTATGTCAAGGGCGGCATCGTTACCTGGGAAACCCAGCAGACCGACTACCCGCGAACGCGGCCCGATCTGCCCAACCACGAGCCACGTGGCTGTGCCCGTGGTGCCTCGTATTCCTGGTACCTGTACTCCGCCAACCGCGTGAAGTACCCCATGATCCGCGCGCGCCTGCTCAAGCACTGGCGCGCCGCATTGGCTGTGTCCAAGAGCCCGGTCGACGCCTGGGCCAGCATTGTTGAAAACGAATCGGCCCGCAAAGAATGGCAACAGCAACGTGGCCTGGGGGGCATGGTGCGCAGCACCTGGGATGAGGTCAACCAGCTCATCGCCAGCGCCAACGTGTACACCGCCAAAAAGTACGGACCGGACCGCGTGATCGGCTTCTCGCCCATTCCCGCCATGTCCATGATCAGCTACGCGGCCGGCTCGCGCTACCTGGGACTGATCGGTGGCGTGCCGCTGAGTTTTTACGACTGGTATTGCGATTTGCCGCCCGCCAGCCCGCAGGTGTGGGGCGAGCAAACCGACGTGCCCGAGTCGGCCGACTGGTACAACTCCACCTACATCATTGCGTGGGGCTCCAACGTGCCGCAAACGCGCACCCCCGACGCCCACTTCCTGACCGAGGTGCGCTACAAGGGCGCCAAGACGGTGGCCATCACGCCCGACTACGCCGAGATCAGCAAGCTCTGTGATTTGTGGATGCACCCCAAGCAGGGCACAGACGCGGCCATCGCCATGGCCATGGGCCATGTGATCCTGAAAGAGTTTTACTTCCCCGAAGGCGGCAAGCAGCGCAGCAGCTATTTCGACGACTACGTGCGCCGCTTCACCGACATGCCCATGCTGGTGCAACTGGAAGAGCGCACCTTGCCCGACGGCCGCACGGTGGTGGTGCCTGGCCGCTACCTGCGCGCCAGCGATTTCAACGGCAACCTCGGCCAGGACAACAACGCCGACTGGAAAACCCTCGCGTTCGACACGCAGGACAAGGTGGTTTTGCCCAATGGTTCCATTGGTTTCCGCTGGGGCGCCGAAGGCCGCGCAGACACCGGCAAGTGGAACCTGGAAAACAAGGAGGCGCGCCACGATACTGAAGTAAAGCTCAAGCTCAGCTTGATGGAAGGCGAGGGCAGCGAATACGACGTGGGCGAGGTGGGCTTCCCGTATTTCGGTGGCATCGACACGCCCAATTTCGACTCCAACAAGCAGGCCGGTGCGGTGGGCGACGTGATCGTTCGGCAGGTGCCGGTGCGCCGCATCAAGCTCGGCAAAGAAGGCGAAGAGCGCACCATGCTGGTCGCCACGGTGTTTGACCTGACCGTGGCCAACTACGGCGTCGGACGTGGCTTGCCGGGTGAAAACGCCGCCACCAGCTTCGACGATGACACCCCTTACACCCCCGCCTGGCAAGAAAAGATCACCGGCGTCAAGCGCGACCAGGTGATTGCCGTGGCGCGCCAGTTTGCCGACAACGCCGACAAGACCAAGGGCAAGTCCATGGTCATCATCGGTGCGGCCATGAACCACTGGTACCACAGCGACATGAACTACCGCGGCATCATCAACATGCTGATGATGTGCGGCTGTATCGGCAAGAGTGGCGGCGGCTGGGCGCACTATGTGGGCCAGGAAAAGCTCCGCCCACAAACCGGCTGGACGGCGCTCGCTTTTGCGCTCGACTGGATCCGCCCACCTCGCCAGATGAACGGCACCAGCTTCTTTTATGCCCACACCGATCAGTGGCGCTACGAGAAACTGGGTGTAGAAGAAATCCTCTCGCCGCTGGCCGACAAAGCCAAATTCGGTGGCAGCCTGATCGATTACAACGTGCGCTCCGAGCGCATGGGGTGGTTGCCCAGCGCACCGCAGTTGCAGACCAACCCGCTGCAGGTGGTGAAGGATGCTGCTGCCGCGGGCATGGACCCCAAAGACTACGTCGTCAAGTCGCTGAAAGATGGCTCGCTCACCATGAGCTGTGAAGACCCGGACCATCCTGACAACTGGCCGCGCAACCTGTTTGTCTGGCGCTCCAACTTGTTGGGCTCCAGCGGCAAGGGCCACGAGTATTTCCTGAAGCACCTTTTGGGCACGACCCACGGTGTGCAGGGTAAAGACCTGGGCCCTGAAGAGGCCAGGCCCACCGAAGTGAAATGGCACGACAAGGCACCTGAAGGCAAGCTTGATCTGTTGATCACGCTCGACTTCCGCATGAGCACCACCTGTCTGTATTCCGACATCGTGTTGCCCACGGCCACCTGGTACGAGAAGAACGATCTCAACACCAGCGATATGCACCCCTTCATCCACCCGCTGTCAACAGCGGTGGACCCCGCATGGCAGAGCCGCAGCGACTGGGAAATCTACAAAGGTTTCGCCAAGGCTTACAGCGAAGTCTGCGTGGGCCACCTGGGCGTGGAAAAAGAAGTGGTGCTCACGCCATTGATGCACGACACGCCCGCCGAACTGGCGCAGCCGTTTGGCGTGCAAGAGTGGAGCAAGGGAGAGTGCGAACTGATTCCTGGAAAGACCGCGCCGCAAATCACGGTGGTTGAACGCGATTTCCCCAACACGTTCAAGCGTTTCACGGCCCTGGGTCCACTGATGCAAAAGGTGGGCAACGGTGGCAAAGGCATTGCCTGGAACACCGACGTCGAAGTGCAGCAGCTGATAGAGCTCAACGGCAAGGTGCTGGCCGAAGGTGTCACCAAGGGCATGGCCAAGATCGAGTCCGATATCGACGCCTGCGAGGTGGTGTTGCAGCTGGCCCCCGAGACCAACGGCCATGTGGCTGTGAAAGCCTGGGATGCCCTGAGCAAAATCACCGGCCGGGACCACACCCATCTGGCCCTGCACCGCGAAGACGAAAAGATCCGCTTCCGCGATATTCAGGCCCAGCCGCGCAAAATCATCAGCTCGCCCACCTGGAGTGGCATTGAGAGCGAGACCGTCAGCTACAACGCCGGCTACACCAACGTGCACGAATACATCCCGTGGCGCACGCTCACGGGTCGCCAGCAGTTCTACCTTGACCACCCCTGGATGATCGCGTTCGGTGAAGGCATGACGACCTACCGCCCACCGGTCGATTTGAAGACGGTGAACGAGATGATCGACCGCAAGCCCAACGGCAACACGGAAATTTCGCTCAACTTCATCACGCCACACCAGAAGTGGGGCATTCACTCGACCTACACCGACAACCTGATGATGCTCACGCTGAACCGGGGCGGCCCGGTGATCTGGTTGAGCGAAGACGACGCCAAGAGCGCCGGCATTGTGGACAACGACTGGGTGGAACTGTTCAACACCAACGGCGCCATTGCGGCGCGTGCGGTGGTGAGCCAGCGGGTCAAAAACGGCATGGTGATGATGTACCACGCGCAGGAGAAGATCATCAACACCCCCGGTGCCGAGATCACCGGAACGCGCGGTGGAATTCACAACTCGGTGACCCGCATCGTCACCAAGCCCACGCACATGATCGGCGGCTACGCGCAGTTCAGCTACGGCTTCAACTACTACGGAACCATCGGCACCAACCGCGACGAGTTCGTCATCGTGCGCAAGATGCGAAAAATTGACTGGCATGACGGCCAGGGCACGGACACGGTTCAAGCCTAAGCACGCACAGGAGAAACAACATGAAAATTCGCGCTCAAATTGCCATGGTGCTGAACCTGGACAAGTGCATTGGTTGCCACACCTGCTCGGTGACCTGCAAAAACGTCTGGACCAGCCGCCCTGGCATGGAATACGCCTGGTTCAACAACGTTGAGACCAAGCCCGGTATTGGTTACCCCAAAGACTGGGAAAACCAGGACAAGTGGAACGGTGGCTGGGTCCGCAAAGCCGACGGCTCCATTCAGCCCAAGCAAGGGGGCAAGTGGTCGCTGTTGATGAAGATCTTCAGCAACCCCAACATGCCGCAGATCGACGATTACTACGAACCCTTCACCTTCGATTACGACCACCTGCAGTCGGCCAAGGAAACCAAGGCGCCGCCCACCGCGCGCCCACGTTCTTTGATCACCGGCAAGCGCATGGAGAAGATCGAGTGGGGCCCAAACTGGGAAGAAATTCTTGGCGGTGAGTTCAGCAAGCGCAGCAAGGACGCCAACCTGGCGAACTTCGAGCAGGCCCAGCGCGACATGGTGGGCCAGTTCGAAAACACTTTCATGATGTACTTGCCACGCCTGTGCGAGCACTGCTTGAACCCCGCTTGCGTGGCCTCATGCCCATCGGGTTCGATCTACAAGCGCGAAGACGACGGCATTGTGTTGATCGATCAAGACAAGTGCCGCGGCTGGCGCATGTGCGTGAGCGGTTGCCCTTACAAGAAGATTTATTACAACTGGCAAAGTGGCAAGGCCGAGAAGTGCATCTTCTGCTACCCGCGCATCGAAGCCGGCCAGCCAACGGTCTGTTCGGAAACCTGTGTGGGCCGCATCCGCTACCTGGGCGTGGTGCTGTACGACGCCGATCGCATTCTGGAAGCCGCCAGCGTGCCCGACGAGAAGGACCTGTACCAGGCCCAGCTCGACATTTTCATGAACCCCAACGATCCCAAGGTGATTGAGCAGGCGCGCCTGGATGGCATACCTGATGCCTGGATCACCGGCGCTCAAAACAGCCCGGTTTACAAAATGGCCATGGAGTGGAAAGTGGCCTTGCCGCTGCACCCCGAATACCGCACCCTGCCCATGGTCTGGTATGTGCCACCGCTCTCGCCCATCACCTCGGCGGTCAACGCGGGGCACATGACGTCGAATGGCGAGTTGCCCGATGTGTCGCAGATGCGCATCCCGGTGCAATACCTGGCCAACCTGCTGACCGCCGGCGACACCGGCCCGGTGGTGCGAGCGTTGGAGCGCATGCTGGCCATGCGTGCCTTCCAGCGCGCCAAGCACGTGGACGGGGTGCAAAACCTTGCTGTGCTGGAGCAAACCGGCTTGACGGTGGCGCAGGTGGAAGAGATGTACCAGATCATGGCCATCGCCGACTACGAAGACCGTTTCGTGATCCCTACCTCGCACCGCGAGTACGCCGAAAACACCTTTGACATGCGCGGTGGCTGCGGCTTCACGTTTGGCAATGGGTGCTCTGACGGCGCCAGCGAAACCAGTCTGTTCGGCGGCGAAAAGCGCCGCACGATTCCGATTCAATCCGTGGTCTGAAGGAGCTCGCCATGAAAGAAACCCGTTATTCCCTGCGCGCTCTGGCCCGTTTGCTGGCGTACCCCGATGCCGATCTGCGCGCCGATCTGGCCCCGCTGATTGCGGCCATCGACGAAGAAGAGGCTGTGCCTGCACCGCGGCGCGCAGAGTTGCGCGCGCTGGCCGCTGAGCTGAAGCGGCTGGACCCTCTGGAGGTAGAAGCCCGCTTCGTCGAGACCTTCGACCGCGGCCGCTCAACCTCGCTTCACCTGTT encodes:
- the narH gene encoding nitrate reductase subunit beta translates to MKIRAQIAMVLNLDKCIGCHTCSVTCKNVWTSRPGMEYAWFNNVETKPGIGYPKDWENQDKWNGGWVRKADGSIQPKQGGKWSLLMKIFSNPNMPQIDDYYEPFTFDYDHLQSAKETKAPPTARPRSLITGKRMEKIEWGPNWEEILGGEFSKRSKDANLANFEQAQRDMVGQFENTFMMYLPRLCEHCLNPACVASCPSGSIYKREDDGIVLIDQDKCRGWRMCVSGCPYKKIYYNWQSGKAEKCIFCYPRIEAGQPTVCSETCVGRIRYLGVVLYDADRILEAASVPDEKDLYQAQLDIFMNPNDPKVIEQARLDGIPDAWITGAQNSPVYKMAMEWKVALPLHPEYRTLPMVWYVPPLSPITSAVNAGHMTSNGELPDVSQMRIPVQYLANLLTAGDTGPVVRALERMLAMRAFQRAKHVDGVQNLAVLEQTGLTVAQVEEMYQIMAIADYEDRFVIPTSHREYAENTFDMRGGCGFTFGNGCSDGASETSLFGGEKRRTIPIQSVV
- a CDS encoding nitrate/nitrite transporter yields the protein MVWMMFAVVGIPLKQTLGLNATEFGLLMAMPVLSGSLVRVPLGIWTDKYGGRIVMTALLAATVPAIWLMAYATEYWHFLTIGLVLGLAGGSFSVGTPYVARWFPKNRQGLAMGIFGAGNAGAALNKFVAPALLVAFGWTMVPKVYAAIMLGTVIVFWLFSHQDPAHLVPSNTKFTDQLKSLKDPRVLKYCQYYSIVFGGYVALSLWMVQYYVGEYGLDIRVAALLAACFSLPGGVLRAVGGAMSDKYGAHSVTWWVMWVSWICLFLLSYPQTDFTVMTVNGAATFHLGLNVYAFTFLMFTLGIAFAFGKASVFKYIANDYPGNIGAISGIVGLAGGMGGFILPILFGVLMDLTGVRSSAFMLMYGVVWVSLIWMYWTEVRKASPMGDPSKTLSTQN
- a CDS encoding nitrate reductase subunit alpha yields the protein MSHFLDRLSHFSAPTESFSDGHGTVTGEDRTWEDAYRNRWAHDKIVRSTHGVNCTGSCSWKIYVKGGIVTWETQQTDYPRTRPDLPNHEPRGCARGASYSWYLYSANRVKYPMIRARLLKHWRAALAVSKSPVDAWASIVENESARKEWQQQRGLGGMVRSTWDEVNQLIASANVYTAKKYGPDRVIGFSPIPAMSMISYAAGSRYLGLIGGVPLSFYDWYCDLPPASPQVWGEQTDVPESADWYNSTYIIAWGSNVPQTRTPDAHFLTEVRYKGAKTVAITPDYAEISKLCDLWMHPKQGTDAAIAMAMGHVILKEFYFPEGGKQRSSYFDDYVRRFTDMPMLVQLEERTLPDGRTVVVPGRYLRASDFNGNLGQDNNADWKTLAFDTQDKVVLPNGSIGFRWGAEGRADTGKWNLENKEARHDTEVKLKLSLMEGEGSEYDVGEVGFPYFGGIDTPNFDSNKQAGAVGDVIVRQVPVRRIKLGKEGEERTMLVATVFDLTVANYGVGRGLPGENAATSFDDDTPYTPAWQEKITGVKRDQVIAVARQFADNADKTKGKSMVIIGAAMNHWYHSDMNYRGIINMLMMCGCIGKSGGGWAHYVGQEKLRPQTGWTALAFALDWIRPPRQMNGTSFFYAHTDQWRYEKLGVEEILSPLADKAKFGGSLIDYNVRSERMGWLPSAPQLQTNPLQVVKDAAAAGMDPKDYVVKSLKDGSLTMSCEDPDHPDNWPRNLFVWRSNLLGSSGKGHEYFLKHLLGTTHGVQGKDLGPEEARPTEVKWHDKAPEGKLDLLITLDFRMSTTCLYSDIVLPTATWYEKNDLNTSDMHPFIHPLSTAVDPAWQSRSDWEIYKGFAKAYSEVCVGHLGVEKEVVLTPLMHDTPAELAQPFGVQEWSKGECELIPGKTAPQITVVERDFPNTFKRFTALGPLMQKVGNGGKGIAWNTDVEVQQLIELNGKVLAEGVTKGMAKIESDIDACEVVLQLAPETNGHVAVKAWDALSKITGRDHTHLALHREDEKIRFRDIQAQPRKIISSPTWSGIESETVSYNAGYTNVHEYIPWRTLTGRQQFYLDHPWMIAFGEGMTTYRPPVDLKTVNEMIDRKPNGNTEISLNFITPHQKWGIHSTYTDNLMMLTLNRGGPVIWLSEDDAKSAGIVDNDWVELFNTNGAIAARAVVSQRVKNGMVMMYHAQEKIINTPGAEITGTRGGIHNSVTRIVTKPTHMIGGYAQFSYGFNYYGTIGTNRDEFVIVRKMRKIDWHDGQGTDTVQA
- a CDS encoding MFS transporter, which produces MNQKTNTGPDIQDWRPEDEQFWESTGKKIAYRNLWISIPALLCGFAVWGMWGIITVQMMNLGYPFSQAELFTLTAIAGLAGATMRIPASFLIRLAGGRNTIFLTTAMLLAPAIGTGIVLQHPEWPLWSFQLMALWCGVGGGNFASSMSNISTFFPKRLQGTGLGLNAGLGNLGVTTMQIVIPLVMTLPLLGALGGEPMTLAKDSGWIFGKIPAGTETWIQNAGFAWLLSLVPLAVLCWFGMNNLKTVSPDTGSPIVAFAKITWLYTLSFIPAGVGLYLYLPAPSGLGVLNMWLAMPLIIVSTLMVMKLTAFGAMKENVAKQFAIFSNKHTWSLTVLYIVTFGSFIGFAGALPLAMKVIFGISHVVDANGVMQHTLANPNGPSVLTYAWIGPFVGAAIRPVGGWLSDKVGGSIVTQWVCAVMAAAGVAVGYVMQLAYQSATPEEYFFVFLALFMVLFAASGIGNGSTFRSIGVIFDRQQAGPVLGWTSAVAAYGAFIAPVVIGQQIKLGTPEMAMYGFAVFYALCLILNWWFYLRAGAEIKNP